From one Pseudomonas fluorescens genomic stretch:
- the ypfJ gene encoding KPN_02809 family neutral zinc metallopeptidase, with amino-acid sequence MQWRKGRRSDNVVDARGEGGGGMRFGGGKGLSIGAILLIVGIGWITGQDPLQILGQLAGQMGQEQSAPVSPGTGKAPPANDEQAEFVRSVLGDTEDTWKAIFAQAGRQYKDPNLILFSGQINSACGFASSAVGPFYCPADQKVYLDMSFFSEMEQRFSAAGDFAQAYVIAHEIGHHVQTLLGVSAKVQAARQRGERMEGDNGLLVRQELQADCLAGVWAYQAQKRLNWLEPGDIEEALNAANAIGDDRLQQQGQGRVVPDSFTHGTSQQRQRWFKTGFAKGDINQCDTFSARAL; translated from the coding sequence ATGCAATGGCGAAAAGGCAGGCGTAGCGACAATGTGGTCGATGCCCGTGGCGAGGGCGGTGGCGGCATGCGCTTCGGCGGTGGCAAAGGCCTGAGCATCGGCGCGATCCTGCTGATAGTCGGGATAGGCTGGATCACCGGCCAGGACCCGCTGCAGATCCTCGGCCAACTGGCCGGACAGATGGGCCAGGAACAGAGCGCACCGGTCAGCCCAGGCACCGGCAAGGCGCCACCGGCCAATGACGAGCAGGCGGAATTCGTCCGCTCGGTGCTCGGCGACACTGAAGACACCTGGAAGGCCATCTTTGCCCAGGCCGGTCGCCAGTACAAAGACCCCAACCTGATCCTGTTCAGTGGCCAGATCAACTCGGCCTGCGGCTTCGCCTCGTCGGCGGTCGGCCCGTTCTATTGCCCGGCCGACCAGAAGGTCTACCTGGACATGAGCTTCTTCAGCGAAATGGAGCAGCGCTTTTCGGCGGCCGGCGATTTTGCCCAGGCCTATGTGATAGCCCACGAAATCGGCCACCATGTGCAAACCCTGCTCGGCGTCTCGGCCAAGGTTCAGGCCGCACGCCAGCGCGGCGAACGCATGGAAGGCGACAACGGCTTGCTGGTGCGCCAGGAACTGCAGGCGGACTGCCTCGCCGGCGTCTGGGCCTACCAGGCGCAAAAGCGCCTGAACTGGCTGGAACCGGGCGACATCGAAGAAGCCCTGAACGCCGCCAATGCCATCGGCGACGACCGCCTGCAGCAGCAGGGCCAAGGCCGGGTGGTGCCGGATTCGTTCACCCACGGCACCTCGCAACAGCGCCAGCGCTGGTTCAAGACCGGTTTCGCCAAGGGCGACATCAACCAGTGCGACACCTTCAGCGCACGGGCGCTCTGA
- a CDS encoding methyl-accepting chemotaxis protein, whose protein sequence is MAATVQEVARNAEHASEAATEADGQARAGDQVVAEAISQIERLAEEVHRSTEAMGLLQQESQKIGSVMDVIKSVAEQTNLLALNAAIEAARAGEAGRGFAVVADEVRGLAQRTQKSTEEIEELVAGLQSGTQQVANVMLGSRNLTDSSVELTRKAGASLESITRTVSNIQSMNQQIAAAAEQQSAVAEEISRSILNVRDVSEQTAAASDETAASSVELARLGNQLQTMVSHFRV, encoded by the coding sequence ATGGCGGCCACCGTGCAGGAAGTGGCGCGCAACGCCGAGCATGCTTCCGAGGCTGCCACCGAAGCCGATGGTCAGGCCCGTGCCGGTGATCAGGTCGTCGCCGAAGCCATCAGCCAGATCGAACGCCTGGCCGAAGAAGTGCACCGCTCGACCGAGGCCATGGGCCTGCTGCAGCAGGAAAGCCAGAAGATCGGTAGCGTCATGGACGTGATCAAGTCGGTCGCCGAGCAAACCAACCTGCTGGCGCTCAACGCTGCCATCGAAGCGGCCCGCGCCGGTGAAGCCGGGCGTGGTTTTGCCGTGGTGGCCGACGAGGTTCGCGGCCTGGCCCAGCGTACGCAAAAATCCACCGAAGAGATCGAAGAGCTGGTTGCCGGCCTGCAGAGCGGCACCCAGCAGGTGGCCAACGTCATGCTCGGCAGCCGCAACCTGACCGACAGCAGCGTTGAGCTGACCCGTAAGGCCGGTGCCTCGCTGGAAAGCATCACCCGCACGGTGTCGAACATTCAGTCGATGAACCAGCAGATCGCCGCGGCAGCGGAACAGCAGAGCGCGGTGGCCGAAGAGATCAGCCGCAGCATCCTCAATGTGCGCGATGTGTCCGAGCAGACCGCAGCGGCCAGTGATGAGACCGCAGCGTCGAGCGTTGAACTGGCGCGACTGGGTAATCAGTTGCAGACCATGGTCAGCCACTTCCGCGTTTAA
- the ggt gene encoding gamma-glutamyltransferase, with protein MRVVMFRSLALGAAILASNVAYAVTLEGGAVAAPDQYGAQVAADILKKGGNAVDAAVATAFTLAVTYPEAGNIGGGGFMTLYVDGKAYFLDYRETAPKAASRNMYLDDKGEIIENLSLVGSRAAGVPGTVMGLWEAHQKFGKLPWAELLTPAVGYAKNGFKVASKQYQYREDALGLFKDSTNFNDYFGSMKVGETFKQPELAQTLERIADKGVSEFYQGKTADLLVAQMQADKGLISKDDLKDYKAVWREPMKIDWRGNTVYTAPLPSSGGIALAQLLGIKEARAADFKGVELNSARYIHLLAEIEKRVFADRADYLGDPAFSKVPVEQLIAKDYIAKRAQEVNPTAISETEKVRPGLEPHQTTHFSIVDKAGNAVSNTYTLNWDYGSGVVVKGAGFLLNDEMDDFSSKPGVANAFGVVGGDANAIEPGKRMLSSMSPSLVTRDGKVTLVLGTPGGSRIFTSIFQVLNNLYDYNLPLEKAVAAQRVHHQLLPKDTIYFDAFAPLTGKVAEELKKMGYTLEDQGWEMGDIQAIRVNGTALETASDPRGRGVGQIVK; from the coding sequence ATGCGCGTTGTGATGTTCCGATCCCTGGCCCTCGGCGCCGCGATCCTCGCCAGTAACGTGGCTTACGCGGTAACCCTGGAGGGCGGTGCGGTCGCCGCACCCGATCAATATGGTGCACAGGTCGCCGCCGATATCCTGAAAAAAGGTGGTAATGCGGTGGACGCGGCAGTGGCCACTGCCTTCACCCTGGCGGTCACCTACCCCGAGGCGGGCAACATCGGCGGTGGTGGTTTCATGACCCTCTATGTCGACGGCAAGGCCTACTTCCTCGACTACCGCGAAACCGCGCCGAAGGCTGCCAGCCGCAACATGTACCTGGACGACAAGGGCGAGATCATCGAGAACCTCAGCCTGGTCGGCTCCCGCGCCGCCGGCGTGCCGGGGACGGTGATGGGGCTGTGGGAGGCGCATCAGAAATTCGGCAAGCTGCCCTGGGCCGAGCTGCTGACCCCGGCGGTGGGCTACGCCAAGAACGGCTTCAAAGTCGCCTCCAAGCAGTACCAATACCGCGAAGACGCTCTGGGCCTGTTCAAGGACAGCACCAACTTCAACGACTATTTCGGTAGCATGAAAGTCGGCGAAACCTTCAAGCAGCCGGAGCTGGCGCAGACCCTGGAGCGCATCGCCGACAAGGGCGTCAGCGAGTTCTACCAGGGCAAGACCGCCGACCTGCTGGTCGCGCAGATGCAGGCCGACAAGGGCTTGATCAGCAAGGACGACCTCAAGGACTACAAAGCCGTCTGGCGTGAGCCGATGAAGATCGACTGGCGCGGCAATACGGTCTATACCGCGCCGCTGCCAAGCTCGGGCGGCATTGCCCTGGCCCAGCTGCTGGGCATCAAGGAAGCGCGCGCCGCCGACTTCAAGGGCGTCGAGCTGAACTCGGCGCGCTACATCCACCTGTTGGCCGAAATCGAAAAACGCGTGTTCGCCGACCGCGCCGACTACCTCGGCGACCCGGCGTTCTCCAAGGTGCCGGTCGAGCAGTTGATCGCCAAGGACTACATCGCCAAGCGCGCCCAAGAGGTCAATCCGACCGCCATCTCGGAAACCGAGAAGGTCCGCCCAGGCCTCGAACCACACCAGACCACGCACTTCTCCATCGTCGACAAGGCCGGTAACGCGGTCAGCAATACCTACACCCTGAACTGGGACTACGGCAGCGGGGTAGTGGTCAAGGGCGCGGGCTTCTTGCTCAACGATGAAATGGACGATTTCAGCTCCAAGCCGGGTGTGGCCAACGCCTTTGGTGTGGTCGGTGGCGATGCCAACGCGATCGAACCGGGCAAGCGCATGCTCTCGTCAATGAGCCCGAGCCTGGTGACCCGCGATGGCAAGGTCACCCTGGTGCTGGGGACCCCGGGTGGTTCGCGGATCTTCACCTCGATCTTCCAGGTGCTGAACAACCTCTATGACTACAACCTGCCGCTGGAAAAAGCCGTGGCTGCGCAGCGCGTGCATCACCAGTTGCTGCCCAAGGACACGATCTATTTCGATGCCTTTGCACCGCTTACCGGCAAGGTCGCTGAAGAGCTGAAGAAAATGGGCTACACCCTGGAAGATCAGGGCTGGGAGATGGGCGATATCCAGGCGATCCGGGTCAATGGCACGGCGCTGGAAACCGCTTCCGATCCGCGTGGGCGAGGCGTGGGGCAGATCGTTAAATAG
- a CDS encoding LysR family transcriptional regulator: protein MKARSDELQVFVSVIECGSISAAAEQGGQTPSAISRTLSRLETKLGTTLINRTTRRMDLTEEGRFFFERAKSILQQMDELEEHLSVHHQTPSGRLRINAALPFMLHAIVPWVGEFRALYPQIQLELNTSDLIIDLIEQSTDVAIRIGELADSSLHARALGCSPLNVLASPEYLARHGTPERVEDLQAHALLGFTQTETLNHWPLRHAEGDRLLIRPGLSASSGETLRELALAGEGIVCLSHFMTHEDIRSGRLQVVLPEHNSGYRQPINAVYYRNTQLALRIQCFLDFIQNKLAIYAC from the coding sequence GTGAAAGCCAGGTCCGATGAATTGCAGGTGTTCGTCTCGGTGATCGAGTGCGGCTCGATTTCCGCGGCCGCCGAGCAGGGTGGACAGACGCCCTCGGCGATCAGCCGGACCTTGTCGCGCCTGGAAACCAAGCTCGGCACCACCCTGATCAACCGCACCACCCGGCGCATGGACCTGACCGAAGAAGGACGGTTTTTCTTCGAGCGGGCCAAGTCGATCCTGCAGCAGATGGACGAGCTCGAAGAGCATCTGTCGGTGCACCACCAGACGCCGTCCGGGCGCCTGCGCATCAATGCCGCGCTGCCGTTCATGCTGCACGCCATCGTGCCCTGGGTCGGTGAGTTCCGCGCCTTGTACCCGCAGATCCAGCTGGAGCTCAACACCAGCGATCTGATCATCGACCTGATCGAGCAGAGCACCGACGTGGCCATTCGCATCGGCGAGCTGGCCGACTCCAGCCTGCATGCCCGGGCGCTGGGTTGCAGCCCGCTGAACGTGCTGGCCAGCCCCGAGTACCTGGCGCGCCATGGCACGCCCGAACGGGTCGAGGACCTGCAAGCGCACGCGCTGCTCGGCTTCACCCAGACCGAGACCCTCAACCACTGGCCACTGCGCCATGCCGAAGGCGATCGCCTGCTGATCCGCCCGGGGCTGTCCGCCTCCAGTGGTGAGACCCTGCGGGAACTGGCCCTGGCCGGTGAAGGCATCGTCTGCCTGTCGCACTTCATGACCCATGAAGACATCCGCAGCGGGCGCCTGCAGGTGGTCCTGCCCGAGCACAACAGTGGCTACCGCCAGCCGATCAATGCGGTGTACTACCGCAACACCCAGCTGGCGCTGCGCATTCAGTGCTTTCTCGATTTCATTCAGAACAAGCTGGCGATCTACGCCTGCTGA
- a CDS encoding NAD(P)H-dependent oxidoreductase, protein MKKVLLLNGGKKFAHSDGRLNETLHEAALAFLDRAGFDVKTTYIDGGYDNTEEVQKFLWADVIIYQMPGWWMGAPWTVKQYLDEVFTAGHGSLYANDGRTRSDTSQKYGSGGLIQGKQYMLSLTWNAPQQAFDDPSDFFEGKGVDAVYFPFHKANQFLGMTGLPTYLAVDVMKRPNVEAAVAAYEQHLAEVFQTQA, encoded by the coding sequence ATGAAAAAAGTCCTGTTGCTCAACGGTGGCAAGAAGTTCGCTCACTCCGATGGCCGCCTGAACGAAACCCTGCACGAAGCGGCGCTGGCATTCCTTGACCGCGCCGGTTTCGATGTGAAGACCACCTACATCGACGGCGGCTACGACAACACCGAAGAGGTGCAGAAATTCCTCTGGGCCGATGTCATCATCTATCAGATGCCTGGCTGGTGGATGGGGGCGCCGTGGACCGTCAAGCAGTACCTGGACGAAGTCTTCACCGCCGGCCACGGCAGCCTCTACGCCAACGACGGCCGCACCCGCTCCGATACCTCGCAAAAATACGGCAGCGGTGGCCTGATCCAGGGCAAGCAGTACATGCTGTCGCTGACCTGGAACGCGCCGCAGCAGGCGTTTGATGACCCATCCGACTTCTTCGAAGGCAAGGGTGTGGACGCGGTGTACTTCCCGTTCCACAAAGCAAACCAGTTCCTCGGCATGACGGGTCTGCCGACCTACCTGGCCGTGGATGTGATGAAGCGCCCCAACGTCGAGGCCGCCGTGGCCGCCTACGAGCAGCACCTGGCCGAGGTTTTCCAGACGCAAGCCTGA
- a CDS encoding putative quinol monooxygenase, translating to MSEQYGFILKAKTRPEMSEAFETLFRAYVEPSRQEPGCIEYHMLRDQQDPSLFVFYEIWASKAALDVHSALPHMAAFFDKRMDYLERDFDIQLIEMLSPSSASR from the coding sequence ATGAGCGAGCAGTACGGTTTCATCCTTAAAGCCAAAACCCGTCCGGAAATGTCCGAAGCATTCGAAACGCTGTTTCGCGCCTATGTCGAGCCAAGCCGCCAGGAACCGGGCTGCATCGAATACCACATGTTGCGCGACCAACAGGACCCAAGCCTGTTCGTGTTCTACGAGATCTGGGCCAGCAAGGCGGCACTCGATGTGCACTCGGCGCTGCCGCACATGGCGGCCTTCTTCGACAAGCGCATGGACTACCTGGAACGCGACTTCGATATCCAGTTGATCGAGATGCTCAGCCCTTCCTCGGCTAGCCGTTGA
- a CDS encoding sulfite exporter TauE/SafE family protein: MTTFFGFYQDIGPALSLLVIATFVLAGAVKGVIGLGLPTIAMGLLGMAISPAQAAALLIVPSTLTNLWQLAFGGHLRALLRRLWPMLAMIFVGTLLGSAWLGINSGAWAARALGGALLVYALYGLFGCGMSLAAAREAWLGPLCGLITGVITAATGVFVIPAVPYLQSLGLSREEMVQALGLSFSVSTLALAIGLAGQDALGAQALGASLLVLAPALLGMLGGQWLRQRISAALFKRCFFIGLALLGAHLLLNG, from the coding sequence ATGACTACTTTCTTTGGCTTCTATCAGGATATCGGGCCAGCGCTGTCGCTGCTGGTCATCGCTACCTTCGTGCTGGCCGGCGCGGTCAAGGGCGTGATCGGCCTTGGCCTGCCGACCATTGCCATGGGCCTGCTAGGCATGGCTATATCTCCGGCGCAGGCAGCGGCCTTGCTGATCGTGCCCTCGACCCTGACCAACCTCTGGCAGCTGGCCTTTGGCGGGCACTTGCGCGCCTTGCTGAGAAGGCTGTGGCCGATGCTGGCGATGATTTTTGTCGGCACCCTGCTGGGTAGCGCCTGGCTGGGCATCAACAGTGGCGCCTGGGCGGCGCGTGCCTTGGGTGGAGCGTTGCTGGTGTATGCGTTGTACGGCCTGTTCGGCTGCGGGATGAGCCTGGCGGCTGCGCGTGAAGCCTGGCTCGGGCCGCTGTGCGGGCTGATCACCGGGGTGATCACTGCGGCCACCGGGGTGTTTGTGATTCCTGCGGTGCCCTATTTGCAGAGCCTGGGCCTGAGCCGCGAGGAAATGGTCCAGGCCCTGGGCCTGTCGTTCAGTGTCTCGACCCTGGCCCTGGCGATCGGCCTGGCGGGCCAGGATGCGTTGGGTGCGCAGGCCCTGGGCGCGTCATTGCTGGTGCTGGCGCCGGCGCTGCTGGGCATGCTCGGCGGCCAGTGGCTACGTCAGCGCATCAGCGCCGCGCTGTTCAAGCGCTGCTTTTTTATCGGCCTGGCGCTGCTCGGTGCGCACCTGTTGCTCAACGGCTAG
- a CDS encoding LysR family transcriptional regulator has protein sequence MHFDLIDLRLFQHTLECGNITAGAQRSHLSLPAASARIRAMESSLGTPLLERNRRGVQATPAGQALLQHARLIAQQVERLQFDLGQYAQGLQGQVRLLCNTAALTEYLPELLAGFLQQYPAIDLDIHELPSLRIVQAITQGVADIGIISSAVASEHLQTQAFRDDPLMLIMPPAHPLATTPNLRFADTLDHGYVGLQADSALALHLEEQALHLGQRLQVRVRAEGFDGVIRMVAHGAGLGIVPMAAVQRWQGLLPLHSLSLTEPWAKRQLHLCSRDFASLPGHARALLDCLSAGAIAPAGAIHRQSPPRT, from the coding sequence ATGCATTTCGATCTGATTGACCTGCGCCTGTTCCAGCACACCCTGGAGTGCGGCAACATCACCGCCGGCGCCCAGCGCAGCCACCTGTCGCTTCCCGCCGCCAGCGCGCGTATCCGCGCCATGGAAAGTTCGCTGGGCACGCCGCTGCTCGAACGTAACCGCCGTGGGGTGCAGGCCACGCCTGCCGGGCAGGCGCTGCTGCAACATGCACGGCTGATCGCCCAGCAGGTCGAGCGCCTGCAGTTCGACCTCGGGCAATACGCCCAGGGCCTGCAAGGCCAGGTACGGCTGTTGTGCAATACCGCCGCCTTGACCGAATACCTGCCGGAGCTGCTTGCCGGGTTTCTTCAGCAGTACCCGGCCATCGATCTGGATATCCACGAACTGCCGAGCTTGCGCATCGTCCAGGCGATCACCCAGGGCGTGGCCGATATCGGCATCATCTCCAGCGCGGTGGCCAGCGAACACCTGCAGACCCAGGCGTTTCGCGACGACCCGCTGATGCTGATCATGCCGCCCGCGCACCCACTGGCCACCACCCCCAACCTGCGTTTTGCCGACACCCTCGACCACGGCTACGTCGGCCTGCAGGCCGACAGCGCCCTGGCCCTGCACCTGGAGGAACAGGCCCTGCATCTGGGCCAACGCCTGCAGGTACGAGTGCGCGCCGAGGGTTTTGACGGGGTGATCCGCATGGTCGCCCATGGTGCTGGCCTGGGCATCGTGCCCATGGCTGCCGTGCAACGCTGGCAGGGGCTGCTGCCATTGCACAGCCTTTCGCTGACCGAGCCATGGGCCAAGCGTCAGCTACACCTGTGCAGCCGGGATTTTGCCAGCCTGCCCGGGCATGCGCGGGCCTTGCTCGACTGCCTGAGTGCCGGCGCTATTGCTCCGGCAGGGGCAATCCACCGACAATCGCCCCCGCGGACCTAG
- a CDS encoding CDP-alcohol phosphatidyltransferase family protein, which produces MPSIYQLKPRFQALLRPTVERLYQRGVTANQVTLSAAVISVLLGLLLAWLPHLTWLFALVPVWMLLRMALNAIDGMLAREFGQQSKLGAYYNELCDLVADSALYLPFALLPGVSSALVVIVVLAALISEYAGVMGPLVGAERRYDGPMGKSDRAFAFGVLGAGVASGLLPASWINGVLLVILLLSLYTLYNRVSRGLAQTH; this is translated from the coding sequence GTGCCGTCGATCTACCAGCTCAAACCCCGATTTCAGGCGCTGCTGCGCCCGACGGTCGAGCGTCTGTACCAACGTGGCGTCACTGCCAACCAGGTGACCCTGAGCGCCGCCGTGATTTCCGTCCTGCTCGGCTTGTTGCTGGCCTGGCTGCCCCACCTGACCTGGCTGTTCGCCCTGGTACCGGTATGGATGCTGCTGCGCATGGCCCTCAATGCCATCGACGGCATGCTCGCCCGCGAATTCGGCCAGCAATCGAAGCTCGGTGCCTACTACAACGAACTCTGCGACCTGGTCGCCGACAGCGCCCTCTATCTGCCCTTCGCACTGCTGCCGGGCGTGTCGTCGGCACTGGTGGTGATCGTCGTGCTGGCAGCGCTGATCAGCGAATACGCCGGGGTCATGGGCCCGCTGGTCGGCGCCGAGCGCCGCTACGATGGCCCCATGGGTAAAAGCGACCGTGCCTTTGCCTTCGGCGTGCTCGGCGCCGGCGTTGCCAGCGGCCTACTGCCTGCCAGCTGGATCAACGGCGTGCTGCTGGTGATCTTGCTGCTCTCGCTCTATACCCTCTACAACCGGGTCAGCCGCGGTCTGGCGCAAACCCACTGA
- a CDS encoding bifunctional alpha/beta hydrolase/class I SAM-dependent methyltransferase: MRNAQSLHFTTHDGVELHYRHWPAEVADDQPRRAVVLFHRGHEHGGRMAHLADELQLPDHDFFAWDARGHGQSPGARGDSPSFACSVRDVQTFIEHIAREHGIAEEDMAVLAQSVGAVLIATWAHDYAPKVRCLVLASPAFKVKLYVPFARPGLKLMRAWRGNFFVNSYVKPRLLSHDPERIASYESDPLISRPISVTMLLGLYEAADRVVADAQAIQVPTQLLISGADFVVKRKPQEQFFERLGSVHKEKHILPGFFHDTLGERDRGHALARIRRFIEHCFSLAPQRPSLLAADQLGASCAEAESLAAPLPRNSPADLYWRATRAGLRLGKGLADGVKLGFDTGFDSGSTLDYIYRNQPTGKGAIGRMIDQNYLNAIGWRGIRQRKLHVEELLRVAIERLREQGKPVDIVDIAAGHGRYILEALQGLERKPESILLRDYSELNVQRGSALIAEKGLADIARFVQGDAFDAQSLASLDPRPTLAVVSGLYELFASNQMVGDSLGGLAQAVEPGGYLVYTGQPWHPQLEMIARALTSHRAGQAWVMRRRSQVEMDQLVEAAGFRKVCQRIDEWGIFSVSLAQRVV; this comes from the coding sequence ATGCGCAACGCGCAATCGCTGCACTTCACCACCCACGATGGCGTCGAACTGCATTACCGCCACTGGCCCGCCGAGGTCGCTGACGACCAGCCACGCCGCGCCGTGGTGCTGTTCCACCGCGGCCACGAACACGGCGGGCGCATGGCGCACCTGGCCGATGAGCTGCAACTGCCCGACCACGACTTCTTCGCCTGGGACGCCCGTGGCCACGGCCAGTCGCCCGGCGCCCGTGGCGACAGCCCAAGCTTCGCCTGCAGCGTGCGCGACGTGCAGACCTTCATCGAACATATCGCCCGCGAGCACGGCATCGCCGAAGAGGACATGGCGGTGCTGGCGCAAAGCGTCGGCGCCGTGCTGATCGCCACCTGGGCCCACGACTACGCACCCAAGGTGCGCTGCCTGGTACTGGCCTCGCCGGCCTTCAAGGTCAAGCTGTACGTACCCTTCGCCCGCCCGGGGCTGAAGCTGATGCGCGCCTGGCGCGGCAACTTCTTCGTCAACAGCTACGTCAAGCCGCGCCTGCTCAGCCACGACCCCGAGCGCATTGCCTCGTATGAAAGCGATCCGCTGATCAGCCGGCCGATTTCGGTGACCATGCTGCTGGGCCTGTATGAAGCCGCCGACCGCGTGGTGGCCGATGCCCAGGCGATCCAGGTGCCGACCCAGCTGTTGATTTCCGGCGCGGACTTCGTGGTCAAGCGTAAACCCCAGGAGCAGTTCTTCGAGCGCTTGGGCAGCGTGCACAAAGAGAAGCACATCCTCCCCGGGTTCTTCCACGACACCCTCGGCGAGCGTGACCGCGGCCATGCCCTGGCGCGGATACGGCGTTTTATCGAGCACTGCTTCAGCCTGGCGCCGCAGCGCCCTTCGCTGCTCGCCGCCGACCAACTGGGCGCCAGCTGCGCCGAAGCCGAAAGCCTGGCCGCGCCGCTGCCACGCAACTCGCCGGCCGACCTGTACTGGCGCGCCACCCGTGCCGGCCTGCGGCTGGGCAAAGGCTTGGCGGACGGGGTCAAGCTGGGTTTTGACACCGGTTTCGACTCCGGCAGCACCCTGGACTACATCTACCGCAACCAGCCCACCGGCAAGGGCGCGATCGGCCGCATGATCGACCAGAACTACCTCAACGCCATCGGCTGGCGCGGCATTCGCCAACGCAAGCTGCATGTCGAGGAACTGCTGCGCGTGGCCATCGAACGCCTGCGCGAACAGGGCAAACCGGTGGATATTGTCGATATCGCCGCCGGCCATGGCCGCTACATTCTCGAAGCGTTGCAGGGCCTTGAGCGCAAGCCGGAATCGATCCTGCTGCGCGACTACAGCGAGCTCAACGTCCAGCGAGGCAGCGCGCTGATTGCCGAAAAGGGCCTGGCGGACATTGCCCGCTTCGTCCAGGGCGATGCCTTCGATGCCCAGAGCCTGGCCAGCCTCGACCCGCGCCCAACCCTGGCGGTGGTCTCGGGCCTGTATGAACTGTTCGCCAGCAACCAGATGGTTGGCGACTCTCTGGGCGGCCTGGCCCAGGCAGTGGAGCCGGGCGGTTACCTGGTATACACCGGCCAACCGTGGCACCCGCAGTTGGAGATGATCGCCCGCGCCCTGACCAGCCACCGCGCCGGCCAGGCCTGGGTGATGCGCCGGCGCAGCCAGGTGGAGATGGACCAACTGGTGGAGGCGGCTGGCTTTCGCAAGGTCTGCCAGCGTATCGACGAGTGGGGCATCTTCAGCGTCAGCCTGGCCCAGCGGGTCGTTTGA
- a CDS encoding phosphatase PAP2/dual specificity phosphatase family protein, producing the protein MSTVREPGLIKRGVLWLLLLGPLFFLSYGLTNTYTAGRSDVGSLVFAWEGHIPLWPWTIIPYWSIDLLYGLSFLLPLSRREMDRHALRLLSAQVICILGFLLWPLRFTVERPALDGLFGWLFDVLMGFDKPFNQAPSLHIALLVIIWAMFARHIHARLPRLLVHGWMALIGLSVLTTWQHHFIDLPSGALVGVLCCWLWPVAGQPVLRPMQLARDPQRWRLALRYFAGAALLGGLALYLAGVALWLLWPAVALLVVALNYAQLGAEGFQKGADGQLSYAARWLLAPYLIGAWLNSRGWTRRHPQADEVCDGVYLGRIPGKGQSAQFAAIVDLCAELPASLAPGQAYCALPSLDLVVPTAERCREAAAAIEQLRSQGPVLVCCALGYSRSASAVAAWLVLSGRCANAGQAQQRISQARPGVVLHPQHLRVIERLQTEPCL; encoded by the coding sequence ATGAGCACTGTGCGCGAGCCAGGCTTGATCAAGCGCGGGGTGCTCTGGCTGCTGTTGCTCGGCCCGTTGTTCTTTCTCAGCTACGGCCTGACCAACACCTACACCGCCGGGCGCAGCGACGTCGGCAGCCTGGTGTTCGCCTGGGAAGGCCACATCCCGCTGTGGCCCTGGACCATCATCCCCTACTGGTCGATCGACCTGCTCTACGGGTTGTCGTTCCTGCTGCCGCTGAGCCGCCGGGAGATGGACCGCCATGCCTTGCGTCTGCTCAGCGCGCAGGTCATCTGCATCCTCGGCTTTCTGCTCTGGCCGCTGCGCTTCACCGTCGAACGGCCAGCGCTGGATGGCCTGTTCGGCTGGCTGTTCGATGTGCTGATGGGCTTCGACAAACCGTTCAACCAGGCGCCGTCGCTGCACATCGCCTTGCTGGTGATCATCTGGGCGATGTTTGCCCGGCATATCCACGCCAGGCTGCCGCGCTTGCTGGTCCATGGCTGGATGGCACTGATCGGCCTGTCGGTGCTGACTACCTGGCAACACCACTTCATCGACCTGCCCAGCGGCGCGCTGGTGGGGGTACTGTGTTGCTGGCTGTGGCCGGTTGCGGGTCAGCCGGTCCTGCGCCCGATGCAACTTGCCCGTGATCCGCAGCGCTGGCGCCTGGCCTTGCGTTACTTCGCCGGCGCCGCCCTGCTGGGTGGTCTGGCGTTGTACCTTGCAGGCGTTGCCCTGTGGTTGTTGTGGCCGGCGGTCGCGCTGCTGGTGGTGGCACTCAACTACGCGCAACTGGGCGCCGAAGGTTTTCAGAAAGGTGCCGACGGCCAGCTGTCGTATGCCGCGCGCTGGCTGCTGGCGCCCTACCTGATCGGCGCCTGGCTCAACTCGCGCGGGTGGACGCGCCGTCATCCACAGGCCGATGAGGTGTGCGATGGCGTGTACCTCGGACGTATTCCAGGCAAGGGGCAATCTGCGCAGTTCGCTGCCATTGTCGATCTGTGCGCCGAACTGCCAGCCTCGTTGGCCCCAGGCCAGGCCTACTGCGCCCTGCCCAGCCTCGACCTGGTGGTACCCACTGCCGAACGCTGCCGGGAAGCGGCGGCAGCCATCGAACAGCTGCGCAGCCAGGGCCCGGTGCTGGTGTGCTGCGCCCTCGGTTATTCACGCAGCGCCAGCGCCGTTGCCGCCTGGCTGGTGCTCAGCGGCCGCTGCGCCAATGCCGGGCAAGCGCAACAACGCATCAGCCAGGCACGCCCCGGGGTGGTCCTGCACCCGCAGCACTTGCGGGTAATTGAGCGCCTGCAAACGGAGCCTTGCCTGTGA